The Haliotis asinina isolate JCU_RB_2024 chromosome 2, JCU_Hal_asi_v2, whole genome shotgun sequence genomic interval AAACTTCTCACCTGTAAGTAGAGGCAGGAATGCTAGACTTTCCATACATCTCACCTGTAGGTTGAGGCAGGAATGCCAGACTCCCCACCATGGCCATATGATGCTGACATCCCAGAAAACTCTTGTCGAGGGTCAACTTGGATGGGTTGTATCCCTTCATTTTCCCCTTCTTTGACTCTGAAAGTAAGTGGACACATTATATCTAAGGCGAGTCTTATCAGACACAAACATGCTCTACATATAAGAGAGAGTGAGTCCAGTTTTATATTGCActaagcaatgttccagtaatatggcaaagtctgtaaataatactctggaccagacaatccagtgatcaacatcatcaataTCAATCTAAACTACTGggtgatgatgacatatgtttactaagtcagcgagtctgacttttagatgcttgaatgtttaaaatgaaacaaatacttAAGATTTACTAGATATTGCTGCTCTGACAGGAAATACATTCAATGTTTGAATACCGAGTTTAAATACTACATTACATCAAACTGTTTTCATTGAAAGAAGAAAATTTCCTTTCCCTTTCTTAACAACACACTTCACAATATTCTATCTTTAaggctgccatatagctggaatattgctgagtgaggcgtaaaactaaattcactcacttactccatcTTTAAGACagctggatcagacaatccagtgattgatataatgaGCAATGATAAAGTCAACAGAATAACATGCAAACAACCCAAAACCTGCCAATCCAATTTGAAAGTCAAAAGATCTTTCTAAACaaagcacaaaatatctcttgtgtacattttttaaagaattcACTGTTGGTTCAATGGTCATCTACCTTGGACCCAAAGTTAATACCTAAGATCCCAACAATAATTCATGGAAGGTTTATTGGAATATCTGCAGGCCAAAACTATCTATCGAGGACTCACAAACTGATAGACCTATTACATCCCTCCATCTGACTTGGATCGATTTTCTCGAACAAATTTGTCTGAAAAGTTATCAACcagaaatgtttacaaaatgagTCTGACATTtcacaaagggagataattattGAAATATGCTCACTTGCCACCAGCTTGGCCTCTGACTGCACTATGTTGGCTGTGTCAAGGAAGATGAGACGTCGGTAAAACTCTCCATCCTCTGTCTCCaggtcctctaccacatacttcCCATTCATTTTGCTGGTTCCCTCGGCGTACGAGTGTCTGTGTCCAATGTCCTCCCCCAGAGACAGGAATGGAACCTGTAACAATGAGAGTAAGTGAGCAAGTGGGTGAAGTTTtaggccacttttagcagtattccggcaatatcacaacaggggacaccagaaaatgggctccacaatttgtacccatgtggggaatcatatTGAGGACTTTGGAGTGACGACCAAATGCTTAACAACTATATTCTACCCCCATCTCCTTGTAACAGTGCgaaagactgagtgagtgtgcgTCTTTCACAATATTTCGGAAAACATTATGGATTAGGCATATACCAAtgtagagaatcaaacctgggcctacAGCATGACAAGTTGACGCTTAAACCACTACACCATCCACACTGTACATGCTGAGTAACATGAAAGCCAATCACAAGTCAAATACAACGTTTGTTAGTAATATTTTTGAATTTTGAAGTTTGAAAGTGTTTTGCAAGTACTCTGTAATGAGTACCTGAGATCCTCGCTTGAAGTTTGGTGGTGTCAGCTCCATCACTTTGCCTGAAAGTTCCTCCTTGACGGACTCTATatctgtgtaactgtgtgtccGGTGTAGTGTGACAACAACAAGTCTGTCCGATCCAGCACTTTCAGCCAACTGCTTTCGCCCAGCAGGCTGGCAAAACAGCCAGTCGGTTTCCCTGAAACAGTCAGAATGGTTAGCATAAGACATTACAACAGTGTTGCCTGACAGTTTCgttgatacatatttcaaacaatgcTTCCTATTGGAGTCCCTTAACCACAGTTGCAGCAGTGTTTCCCGACAGTCAGAATCCCATAACCACAGTTGCAACAGGGTTTCCAAACAAGTGGTTTCCTACCTTCCCTGGGGCACAATGAAGACAGCAAACTGTCGAGATGTCTTGTGTGGCCTGTCTACCACATACAACGTGTACCGCGGCTCGCTTGACTCACTGCTGTACAGACACAGGGAAGGCTGGTCATCACCAACATTTCTACAACAAACACAGAACACATTATCTCTCATGTCAACAGAGAACACTACACACCACAGCAGCAACATTCCACCAACATCAAAGGGATGAGAAAGAGATTCCTAGaacagtggttgatagcataaAGGCCTTGACACAAGTAGTTTGTTATTCAAAGCCACACCCCGAAATATACGGCTCTATGGCAGCAGGCAGTCAAGCTAAGAccgaacaatccagtgatcaacagcatgagtattgatctatgctatgggatacaatgactaaTCAGCtaagtcagcaaatctgaccacacCATACTGTTcgctgcctcttatgacaaccaTGGGTTGGTGATGACCAAATCTACCATGACAGGTAGTCATCCATGTGCTATACTGAAACTGTGTAGATTGTATTCCATGCACAGATCCCACAAGGAGAAGATATAAACAGAATCAACAACTTACCACAAAGATACATGTACTGTGAGTTTCACATTTTGatgtatatctgttaacattCAGATTTAAATTGAACAATTTGGACAGCAGGATCATCAGATTCAAAAAAAGGAGTAAAGGACCTTTCGGCAATATACCAGTAATATTACAGTGGGAGACTCTggaaaatggatttcacacattttactttaaacaaaaacataaatcaaataatgtgaaattaagatcctcataattttaccttgccaactgaacactGAAATCTCGGAATTTTTATTTTGATTATAGTATTATTCTTTCAAATTGCCATTATTAATTTGTATTGCAAGGGGGTATGCATATTATATGAAACACCCAGAACAAGTAGAGCTGGTCTAAGCTGATGCTCATCTTGTACCACAAGTGCatctgtttcactgttccaacaaTTGCGCTTACTCCTTGTAATACAAAACAATAACAGCAATTTGAATCTCTGATCATTTGCTAAACAACTTTTAGCctatgttgaataaaattctgagatttcagtgttcaattggcaaggtaaaattatgaggattcgaaatattaatttcattcaATTCAATTTACAAGGATAACCCAGTATCTGGTACAAGGACACTATTCTAACTGGTTGTACTCACTTCTTTGATATCTGATGCTTGACTACAGCATAATACTGCATCTCTTTGACAACCGTCTTCATCCCCTGCACATCCTCATAGCGGTCCATCTTGTCAGCGGCATTGCACACCTCTAAAATCTAACAATGAGTCTGTGATGGAATGACTTCATTTAGTATCATCTCACTGTCATTTTCTCTGCAGCTACCTCATCGAACACAGTAGGGAAAACTCTATCATTTTTTTGTGTGATTTGGGGGTTCTTGGGACAATCAAACTGTTTTAAAGTCAAATAAGTATTTATGTCTCACATCATCAGAAGATAACAATGTGGACACTATAAAGCATCTAAAGAACatacatattgatattttattctctggaagtcaaaTAAGTCTTTATGTCTCATATCATCAGAAGATAACAGTGTGGACACTATAAAGCATCTAAAGgacatatatattgatattttattctctggaagtcaaaTAAGTCTTTATGTCTCACATCATCAGAAGATAACAATGTGGACACTATAAAGCATCTAAAGaacatatatattgatattttattctctggaagtcaaaTAAGTCTTTATGTCTCACATCATCAGAAGATAACAGTGTGGACACTATAAAGCATCTAAAGaacatatatattgatattttattctctggaagtcaaaTAAGTCTTTATGTCTCACATCATCAGAAGATAACAATGTGGACACTATAAAGCATCTAAAGaacatatatattgatattttattctctggaagtcaaaTAAGTCTTTATGTCTCACATCATCAGAAGATAACAATGTGGACACTATAAAGCATCTAAAGaacatatatattgatattttattctctggaagtcaaaTAAGTCTTTATGTCTCACATCATCAGAAGATAACAGTGTGGACACTATAAAGCATCTAAAGaacatatatattgatattttattctctggaagtcaaaTAAGTCTTTATGTCTCATATCATCAGAAGATAACAGTGTGGACACTATAAAGCATCTAAAGaacatatatattgatattttattctctggaagtcaaaTAAGTCTTTATGTCTCATATCATCAGAAGATAACAGTGTGGACACTATAAAGCATCTAAAggacatattttgatatttcattCTTTGAAAGAAAACTGTGCAAAATGAAATGGACTTGGTCTGTGTAAAGCACACCAGCAAACCAAGTGCGAATTACTGAGTctattttatgctgcactcagcaatattccagctgtatggtctgtaaataactgagtctggaccagacaatccagtgatcaaaagcatgagcattaatctagacaactgggatacaatgatatgtgtcaaccaagtcactgagcctgaccacctgatcctgttagttttctcttatgacaaacatgggttactgaagatcagtactaaaccggatcttcaccaGAAGATATACACCAGTTTGGAGGAAACCCTCCCATTTGAATAGATATGGGGAACAACCAAGCATACACACTGCCATGTTACCAGCATCACTGGTTCAATTCATTTGTAGTTAGAGAATAAGGATATAGTAGATGCATGACACCTGATATAAAAGTACATTTAACAGCCAAAGCTGCAATAGTGACTTCAGCaccattccagcaacatcttgGAAGTGGCGCACCGAGAACATGCTTCATACGTCTAACCATCCCTACAGCTGCATATCACATGCAATTAGTAATACATCAAAGTACTGTCCATTAGAATCTTATACTGGTATCCTTTGGTAATAAGATGGTCTTGATAATGTGATGGTGTAAAACTAGTCTCTATATAGGCTTTCAAacaagagttatttcccttacaCCAGAGCGTGCAAACCAGTTGAAGCAGTCATAAAATCCTACTCCTTCCAAATCACAAGTAACCACTGTCACCTGACATCACTCACATGAGCGAGTAAGGTTTTACACccctttcagcaacattctagccatattccagcaatatcaaggtgggagacaccagaaatggtcctAACACAGTCACACATGTGGACAATAAAACCTAAGGCATTGCAATGACGAGAAGGCATTAATCTGTCTCATAGCTTAGCACTCTGTACTAAGGCAATTGTGTGAATGGAGTGGATTTATTTTATCTGAAAAGGTACGTTGGAGAAAACAACATACCATACAATAAAATATGATACATACTGGAGACATATTTGGCATCTTCTTGAACTTGGTGAGTATGATGACAAAGGCAGGCAGTGAGAAGTCGGGGTCATCTGCCGTGGCTTCCTTCTCAATGCGATGGACACGCACTGGCCAGCCCCTGCGATGGAAGCCCCATGAGGACCATTAGGcgcacacattcacacacacaccacagcaACACAAGATGTTCTATTCAAGACAGCTTGGCGGACAACtgagtgagttcggttttactcctcttttaacaattttccagcaatatcacagagagacaccagaaatgggcttcattcattgtataccgaacctgggccttcagtatgaatgctttaaccactaggctaccccaacacccCTGGCAGATAAGTGACACTTAAGACATTATCTGCAGTGGAAGAAAGTATTTGGGTACAGGGACACAGACCTCCAGTGCTTGAGACCCATTCTCCCTTCAAACTGCTACAGGGAAACAAACTTTCCTTTTCATTGACCTATTCTGACTTCGGATCCCTTCACGGAGTCAAACATTTATTACTGGGGACCAAATTCACACTTAGGGTGTGATGGGTGCCGGCTTACACCACTGGACTCCTCTGCTGAGCTCCATGATAGCATGagactaacacttagtctctgaatatgtatctTTGTTACAGAAAGAAATAATTCCCAATgggatgggagattcagaaactGTTGAAAGCTACATTTTCTTAATTTAGTTATTAAGCACTCAAAAAGGGCTGGGTGATAGGGGAAATATTGCATCCTGTGAATGGATGTCAATGTACTGATCTAGATCTACTGTTTACAATACTTTGAATGCAAGCATACAGAAAAAGAACAAGTGTACATGTGTACAGCTTGACATTAAGTTGCTGATCAAACATTCTGTGAACTGTTCCTtcttacagtctgtttgactcaAAAGCGGAATGAtgaactcgaaaactaataagcataccacactcaatgaaacgctgattgtaatcaaaacatcataccaactctgtgagatTTTTGCcgaatttttgtcctaataataaaaaagttgtttaacattaacatattgacatagttcactgtttattacaagggaggagtgcagagaaaggcacagccaggtgtttgaGAAGCTCGTGCTTAAGTGCCGAGtagtatttattcattaacctgtgctgtacTCTCGCCATGCTTtcttgcacacctggctgttcctttctctgcactcctccctcgtaacaaatagtgaactgtgtcgatattttaatgataaattgttaaacaataattcatcggtccgcttctGAGCCACATGGACTATAATTTAACAGATTCCTGATGTTATGAAATGAGTCAAATTTTACTCACAACTCTGCAAAGTATGAGAAGAGTTTGCTTGCGATGTGTTCCTGAAGCAAAGATATACAGATGTAACGTCCCCCAAGTCTCAATACCCGACTCAGCTCCGCGAACATCTTGTCAACAGTAGCCACAACGCCATCACTGCTGTCAGCCATTAAGGCATCCAGGGTCCCCTTGTCCAATGCCACAGAAAACTCGCCATCCACAAACGTCGTCTGAAACAGTCATTGGCCAAATCATACTCATGTAACTCTGTCAATGTAAAGATTCAATGACATAACGATTTTCTACTTGACAACAAAATGGTCACGTTATTGCAGGTTTGACGttcataaacatatattttgacattCATGTATTTTGTACAAAGTATTCTagaaattatatcaacactgatGGAATACAGACACATTTCTTTGGAAAAACCCTAGGTGATCCAGAACTAAAATAAATATAGAACTGTTATTTCTGATCATGTAGACCCTACCAACTGGAACACAGGTTTTCAGAAAAGTCTGACTATACACCTGATCATAAATATCCTCCCAGTGAATAAAATGGAGAACTATACATCCAAAATACTCACATGATCGGAGCCTAGGCTGACAGAAATTATGATTATCTGAACATATTCATGAATTTACCTCATTATCTGTCTAACACACTATCATATCATACAAGGGTTGTGGGAGAGTCTAGTGGGTAAAATGTTCGATTTTCAagtcgaagacccaggtttgattccccatatttgattccccacacgggtaaaatgtgtaaagcccatttctggtgtccatcgccatgatattgctggaatattgcttaaagggttgttaaactaaactcacttgcacAATCCTAGGTTCATATGCCAGTGAAGTCCCACAAAGAGAAAGTAATTTCTTATGGTTCCTTCAGATTTATTTCAAGTTGACAGGAATCAAGGAGAAAAAAACAACTCACCTATGTTACATTCACTGACAGAAAGGACACCTCCATATTACagtcatttggaaaaaaacccaCCTCACCCATGTTACAGTCAATGACTCAAACAACCCACCCATGTTACAGACACTGACACAAACAACTCACCCATGTTCAAGACACTGACACAAACAACTTACCCATTCTACAGCCACTGATACTAACAACTGACCATGTTACATTCTATGACACACCCACCTCATCAATGTTACAGTCACTTACACAAATAACTCTTCCATGTCACAGCCACTGACACAAATGACTCACCTCTGTGACATCCATCCTGTGAAAGGCCATATTCGGACGTTGCTTACTGTTCTTGTCTGTCATTTGTCGGATGACGATGTCACTGATGTCGATGTTGACAATGTTGGTGTAGCCTACATCGTACATGTCCTCACTGAGTCTGGAGTTGCCACACCCGACCATCAGTACCTTGTCTTTGGGTCGTACATACTTCCCTAAAACGCCACACAGCTCTGGGTACTCTCCATACCTACATGTAATGACGCAATGAAAAGATTAGACAAAATTCCTCACAGCGCTAGGTATTTCTCTATACCAATATGTAAGTCCAAAACCATCTAACTGAACAAAACTCAACACATCTCCAGTTCTTCTCAATACCTACATACAAGGTCAAAACAAAAAGGCATTGCCTGTTTGCAGCATTCAAAATACCTGCCTGCCCGACTGCCCGGGACAGCTTATTTTCAACATTGACTGCCAGATTCTCCAAATCCACCTGCCCGACAGTTCAGCTGAATTTAGACACATATATGAAGATAGTCATcatatttcaggatgataaatcattattaattcACTCATAAAAATGAATGGTGACatctgaaataaacaaatagTTCCTTTCTTGCATTAGTATTAGTTATTTTCAATATCTTACAAGTTTTAATTTAATTATACTATGCAAGTTAGTATTTTTCGTGGACAGGTAAGGTTTGGACAGGGCTGTCAAGTTTTACATTTGTGGGAGTTTCATTTCCTGCTGTTTGGGACATACTCAGATCTTGCTGTATCTAGCTATTGACATGCTCAGATCTTGCCAAATCAAGCATTTGACATGCTCAGATCTTGCCATATCAAGCATTTGACATGCTCAGAACCAGTAGTATCAAGCTACTGACATGCTCAAACTAGCAGTATCAAGCTGTTAAGATCTAATTCTAATGAGTGAGTCTAGTCTTATGCTGTTctgagcaatatcacagcaggtgacaccagaaatgggctccacacattgtatctgTGAGGggatcaaacctgggtcttcggcatgacaaatgaacactgtaaccactaggctacacaatCACCCAAAATCAATGGTGGAAATAAGGTTGGATTTGAATGGAATGATTCACAGTAATTATGGCTTGAAGTAAAAAGCAAGAGAAAATTGTGTCCAGGGACATGGATACCCCTGCTGCTGTAGGAACTGAGTGTGCGCTGGTGATTAATTTCTACTAAACAAGTTCAATAAACATCTATGCAATAATGAGATGAACATCTTTCAAGACCCAATAAAACACATGTATAAGGTTAATCAATCCTGTTGAGAAAGATTTGTagagaagtggatagacttcatCCCCTATTTCACTATCATCAGAGAGATATCTAAGTATTTAAGTTCCAACGGCATTAAAATTggaacaataaataaaatacaaaatcaaaatatgagatgcacaccttcaGAGTCCCTATAAAGCACATGTGTAATCTAAATGAATTTCATGACGTTTTTTAAGAGGAGTGAATAAACTACACCTCCCCTGTAACACTCATAGAAGctcaatcaatttcttttgtgGATAAGTGGGTAGACTTCATTCCCTATAAAACTAcattcagagagaaattcagTAGATAGACTTCATCCCCTATAACATTATTTCCAGAGAGAAATTAAGTGGGTAGACTTCGTCCCCTATAACGTTATATCCACACACACTTATACCACTATCATCATAgagaaattcagcaaaatgtacttatgttcaaatgtctctaaacttacaaaaaaaagcaataaaatacaaaaaacaaaataagagATGCACACCATTAGAGTCCCAAGAAAGTCCATGCATAAGTTCAGTAAATTCCTCTATGTGTTTTGGGGAGAGAAGTGGAAAGAGTGCATTCCCTGTTTTGtatggacagatggatggacggacacgGAGGGTAACCCTATATGCCCCCTGCCAAATACGGCAGGGGGATAAATAGAACATCAAAAGCATATTTATGCAACATATTTGAGTGAGTCTCATTTAAAGGTATTCCTTTAATCATTCAGGCTATATCTTGATCTGCTCACTGACTGATAATTGGTCCCAATCtggagaaaaataaaaaatattccaaATTCGGAAAAAAAAAATCCCAACAGGAAAATCAAGATTTGAAccaaatattttattgactAATTGCCTCCCTTGGCTCATAGTTTAGAAACATCATAGATGCGTGATTGACAGTTGTAAACGGGAAAAGCGAGCACAAGATTAAACTCTCATGAATGAACAGAAACCACAAATTCCTACTGACCACTCAAAGGCTTTAGCTCCTCTTTTCTTGTAGAACTTGTCCCAGTACTCCTCCGACACAAACTCTGTGTGACTTCGGGGTAGAAGATCCATGTTGGGGGAGGAGAAAGGAACAGCCACTTAATCACAAACTGTCCACTCCGGCTTCACCTCTAAAGTGATGGCTTAGCTACGTGGCCATAAttctgtaaaacaaaacaactgctctatttaaaaagaaataatcTAAGTCAACTGTAGAAACAGGAACATTTACTGTAATTTTCATGGTGAAAACGATGGCAAAACTGAAAACTCTGACCTATCAAGTGAGGTGAAAAGATTGCTGCACTCTAAAGACACTCGTATGCACTTGGGTAAGACTGCATACATGAGTCCAGACTCAAACTTATTTCACAGTCAAGTCTGTGGAGGCACCATGCCACAGCCCTTACCACTGTGCGAAATAGCCACTTGCCCACTAGCCTaaggctagtaaaaatccagtctggCCAGTAAATGTCCACAGTGAagtttcattttgtaaatataacacTCTCTCTGacttataaaatattaatacaacaaaaataataatcatgcaaggttatggcctgataaaaatgcTCATCATATTAGCAGTCTAATGGAAAAACCCATGTCTGCATTCATATTtcaggctagtgaattattttgtgagcTAGTAACTTTCATGTACAGATTGCTGCACTGACTTGCAAAATTTGGGACCTAATTTGCACACTGGCCCTAACAAATCCGACACACAGGTCTCATACTGTGTCTGAGCCTACCAgtcattttttcaaatattccttttaaatattaaaagtaTCTTACTTCTGGCAATTGTATATGAGAGAAaaaaacatccaaaaatgtttttcttggaggtatacatttttggccaataaaaacacaggcatttattttttagccATGATTTTGGTTGGTTTATTGTGTAACACTGCACGCTGTGTTTAATCAaacctagaccagacaatccactgatcaacagcatgagtatcgatctatgtAATAAATGATGTTCATGTTAAGACAGAAACCTGCGTTTTTCacaccaaaaaataaaaaaaaacacgcaaaaatattttgtgtgcaggttttggatgcatagattctgatcttcATATTTTTACAAGTtacttaaaacagcaacatttaaaaaaacaagaaattaTAAAATGATTCAAGATAGTAACATTCATTTCACGTGCATAAgtggactacatatttataattttatttctgcacgcactcATACAAAACCTACCATGAACACTGAATAAGCATATGTTGACATGCCTCAACTGGCTCTTACAACCAATTCAAACATGAATCTTCAAGGGTT includes:
- the LOC137273479 gene encoding eEF1A lysine and N-terminal methyltransferase-like: MDLLPRSHTEFVSEEYWDKFYKKRGAKAFEWYGEYPELCGVLGKYVRPKDKVLMVGCGNSRLSEDMYDVGYTNIVNIDISDIVIRQMTDKNSKQRPNMAFHRMDVTETTFVDGEFSVALDKGTLDALMADSSDGVVATVDKMFAELSRVLRLGGRYICISLLQEHIASKLFSYFAELGWPVRVHRIEKEATADDPDFSLPAFVIILTKFKKMPNMSPILEVCNAADKMDRYEDVQGMKTVVKEMQYYAVVKHQISKKNVGDDQPSLCLYSSESSEPRYTLYVVDRPHKTSRQFAVFIVPQGRETDWLFCQPAGRKQLAESAGSDRLVVVTLHRTHSYTDIESVKEELSGKVMELTPPNFKRGSQVPFLSLGEDIGHRHSYAEGTSKMNGKYVVEDLETEDGEFYRRLIFLDTANIVQSEAKLVAKSKKGKMKGYNPSKLTLDKSFLGCQHHMAMVGSLAFLPQPTDREMSLLLIGLGGGGLAGFIHHHFHKVRQDVVDFDPDVLEVAEKHFFLKQDDRLKVHIADGLEFIHKAAEAGRQYDVVMFDADSKDRSVGISCPPVMFLEEAFLKETASIISDNGVFALNLVARDDILKRNILDRIKKLFGRVLSVHIDDEVNEIVFCLRGQDDGNQLVADAKSVAATLNKVIKATSAATEVDIIKALGTLSLVDDSKL